From the Oryza glaberrima chromosome 5, OglaRS2, whole genome shotgun sequence genome, one window contains:
- the LOC127772926 gene encoding RING-H2 finger protein ATL66-like, with protein sequence MAAQESAAGTTNQVMRWRYGDVDDSNFAVHGRAVYLLVGLLVAVVVFVALCLYLRWACHRYTPDPEASSSSSAAGAAGAAAAAPMHGLDAEAIGGLPVTLYRPRDSSSPPAGKGGGGGVDDDQAAQCSICISALVAGEKVKALPPCGHCFHPDCVDAWLRSQPSCPLCRSLLLAAAATAAKPDVNGGDDDDSAV encoded by the coding sequence ATGGCCGCGCAGGAGAGCGCCGCGGGGACGACGAACCAGGTGATGCGGTGGCGGTACGGGGACGTCGACGACAGCAACTTCGCGGTGCACGGCCGCGCCGTGTACCTGCTGGTCGggctgctcgtcgccgtcgtggtgTTCGTCGCCCTCTGCCTCTACCTCCGCTGGGCGTGCCACCGGTACACGCCCGACCCGgaggcctcctcctcgtcgtcggcggcgggggcggcgggagccgcagcggcggcgccgatgcaCGGGCTCGACGCCGAGGCGATCGGGGGCCTGCCGGTGACGCTGTACCGCCCGCGCGACTCCTCGTCGCCTCCCGccgggaagggcggcggcggtggcgtcgacgacgaccagGCGGCGCAGTGCTCGATATGCATCAGCGCGCTGGTCGCCGGCGAGAAGGTGAAGGCCCTCCCGCCGTGCGGCCACTGCTTCCACCCGGACTGCGTCGACGCCTGGCTCCGCTCCCAGCCCAGCTGCCCGCTCTGCCGgagcctcctcctcgccgccgccgccaccgccgccaaacCCGACgtcaacggcggcgacgacgacgactccgccGTGTGA